One Tolypothrix bouteillei VB521301 DNA window includes the following coding sequences:
- the def gene encoding peptide deformylase produces the protein MSEIETLPIVQLGDRILRQKASAIENIHDERIQKLIDGLIATVKKANGVGIAAPQVAESLRLFIVASRPNPRYPNAPDMEPTAMINPKIIAHSAEVVKGWEGCLCVPGIRGFVPRYQAIEVEYMDRNGKLQKQELTDFVARIFQHESDHLDGIVFLDRLESTLDIMTEQEYQKQIILNPQ, from the coding sequence ATGTCTGAAATAGAAACACTTCCAATCGTTCAACTAGGCGATCGCATTCTACGTCAGAAAGCTTCCGCAATTGAAAATATTCATGATGAGCGCATTCAAAAGCTGATAGACGGTTTAATCGCAACAGTGAAGAAAGCTAATGGTGTAGGAATTGCTGCACCCCAAGTTGCAGAATCCTTACGTTTGTTTATTGTTGCATCTCGTCCCAATCCCAGATACCCAAATGCTCCAGACATGGAACCAACTGCTATGATAAATCCCAAAATCATTGCACATTCGGCTGAAGTCGTGAAAGGTTGGGAAGGTTGTTTGTGTGTTCCGGGAATTCGAGGTTTCGTTCCCAGATATCAAGCAATTGAAGTTGAGTATATGGATAGAAATGGCAAACTTCAAAAGCAAGAACTTACAGATTTTGTGGCTCGAATTTTTCAACACGAGTCCGATCACCTTGATGGTATTGTCTTTCTAGACAGGCTCGAAAGCACCCTAGATATTATGACCGAGCAAGAGTATCAAAAGCAAATCATTTTAAATCCGCAATAA
- a CDS encoding CPBP family intramembrane glutamic endopeptidase, giving the protein MQQVCRIFLRDLIALLEPSANLLLPSLQDAPALVVMMAFFLAWIICWLPLAVISAIAIKWKPFQPLQPQQKLPLLIPLYLLAPFMLWGTSLLTKTSFSEYGLSGSLSTFYSLALGFAVGALGITVVFSCQIRLGWLAFQQTNLKQVRPILLPILLVALLVGGVEELIFRGFLVTELGKDSSIWIAALAGSLIFALLHLVWEQQDTIPQLPGLWLMGMVLVLARLADRGSIGLAWGLHAGWVWAIACLDTAQLINPTGSVSKWVTGKNQKPLAGVAGVLCLLLTGGILWLMLRY; this is encoded by the coding sequence ATGCAACAAGTCTGTCGTATTTTTTTGCGCGATCTCATAGCATTATTAGAGCCATCAGCCAACTTATTGCTGCCATCATTACAAGATGCACCAGCGTTAGTTGTAATGATGGCTTTTTTTCTGGCGTGGATTATCTGTTGGTTACCATTAGCGGTAATCTCAGCGATCGCTATTAAATGGAAACCCTTTCAACCTCTACAGCCACAACAAAAGTTACCCCTACTGATTCCTCTCTACCTCCTAGCTCCCTTCATGCTTTGGGGTACGAGTTTGTTGACAAAAACCTCTTTTTCTGAATATGGTTTGTCTGGAAGTCTTTCTACTTTTTATTCTTTAGCTTTGGGTTTCGCCGTGGGAGCACTGGGTATAACAGTGGTATTTTCTTGTCAAATACGGTTGGGATGGTTGGCTTTTCAACAAACAAACCTCAAGCAAGTGCGCCCCATTTTACTACCTATATTGTTAGTTGCCTTATTAGTAGGAGGTGTGGAGGAGTTAATTTTTCGCGGTTTTCTCGTGACTGAATTGGGTAAGGATAGCTCTATTTGGATAGCAGCGCTCGCCGGAAGCTTAATTTTTGCCTTGCTACATCTTGTTTGGGAGCAGCAAGACACCATACCGCAATTACCCGGACTTTGGTTAATGGGAATGGTATTGGTATTAGCACGGCTTGCAGATAGGGGTAGCATAGGCTTGGCTTGGGGTCTGCATGCGGGATGGGTTTGGGCGATCGCATGTTTGGATACAGCCCAACTTATCAATCCCACGGGTTCTGTATCTAAGTGGGTGACGGGTAAAAATCAAAAACCTTTAGCTGGAGTGGCGGGTGTTCTTTGTTTGCTCCTGACAGGAGGGATTCTCTGGTTGATGTTGAGATATTGA
- a CDS encoding glycosyltransferase family 4 protein — protein sequence MHILIYSYNYYPEPIGIAPLMTELAEGLVKQGHQVRVITGMPNYPQREIYPAYRGKWYVTEQKNGVTIQRSYLRIKSKPNLLDRLLLELSFVFTSIPQALNGWRPDIILLTVPPLLVSLPASLLGWLYNCPVVLNVQDILPEAAVRVGLLKNKLMIRALEALEKFAYRRAHTISVIAHGFLENLVSKGVPIQKIVCIPNWVNVNFIRPLPKEKNYFRAEHQLEGKFVVMYSGNIALTQGLETVIEAAISLRHNPEIVFAIAGESKALHWLQKYCLASQVTNVLLVPLQPREKLPEMLAAADVGLVVQKSNVISFNMPSKIPLLLASGRPILASVPSTGTAARSVIESGGGIVVTPESPDALAKAVLYLYNNPKVATQLGNKGRHFAIERYSFEQALRNYEALFSRAIESEEQNLTILPAVKADESANPDFLERRDRNIGIPH from the coding sequence ATGCACATTCTGATTTACTCCTACAACTACTATCCAGAACCGATTGGAATAGCTCCATTGATGACCGAACTGGCTGAGGGGCTTGTCAAGCAAGGTCATCAAGTTAGGGTGATTACGGGTATGCCAAATTACCCCCAGAGAGAAATTTATCCGGCGTATCGTGGAAAGTGGTACGTAACAGAACAGAAAAATGGTGTTACTATTCAGCGCTCGTACCTGCGTATTAAATCCAAACCGAATTTGCTGGATAGACTTTTACTGGAATTGAGTTTTGTGTTTACAAGCATACCGCAAGCATTAAACGGCTGGCGACCGGATATCATTCTTTTGACAGTACCTCCGTTATTGGTATCATTACCAGCCAGCCTCTTAGGTTGGCTGTACAACTGTCCGGTAGTACTGAACGTACAAGATATTCTTCCAGAGGCGGCTGTACGCGTTGGACTATTGAAAAACAAATTGATGATTCGAGCCTTGGAAGCTTTAGAGAAGTTTGCATACAGACGCGCTCATACCATTAGCGTCATTGCTCATGGTTTTTTAGAAAATTTAGTCAGTAAGGGAGTCCCCATCCAAAAAATAGTTTGTATCCCCAACTGGGTGAATGTCAATTTCATCCGTCCTTTACCAAAAGAGAAGAACTATTTTCGGGCTGAACATCAGCTTGAAGGAAAATTTGTGGTGATGTACTCGGGCAATATAGCACTGACACAAGGTTTAGAAACAGTCATAGAAGCAGCAATTTCGTTGCGCCACAATCCAGAAATTGTCTTTGCGATCGCAGGTGAATCCAAAGCCCTCCACTGGTTGCAAAAATACTGTTTGGCATCTCAAGTCACTAATGTTTTGCTTGTACCGTTACAACCTCGAGAAAAACTGCCAGAAATGTTAGCTGCTGCTGATGTTGGGTTAGTCGTGCAAAAGAGCAATGTCATTTCTTTCAATATGCCTTCTAAAATTCCACTCCTGTTAGCTTCCGGTCGCCCGATATTAGCTAGCGTTCCTTCGACAGGTACAGCGGCGCGATCGGTAATTGAAAGTGGTGGAGGTATCGTGGTAACTCCAGAATCACCAGATGCTTTAGCCAAAGCAGTACTATACCTATATAACAATCCTAAAGTTGCAACTCAACTTGGCAATAAAGGCAGACACTTTGCGATTGAGCGTTATTCTTTTGAGCAAGCTTTAAGAAATTATGAAGCTCTATTTTCTAGAGCGATCGAAAGCGAAGAACAGAATTTAACGATCTTACCAGCAGTGAAGGCCGATGAATCTGCCAATCCAGATTTCCTAGAGCGACGTGACAGAAACATCGGAATCCCCCATTAA
- a CDS encoding HhoA/HhoB/HtrA family serine endopeptidase has translation MKTKDREFQTKKDDNQRFSLQLSSTPKIVFMLLCSITVASLGGCSIPAITLEAQKPNAESQAQGDNTPQSTNENTTPVVAPIFSGSENPNFVVGVVKKVGPAVVRINAARTISQQLPEEFDDPFFRRFFGDMRPSEPRQRVEQGSGSGFIINSAGQILTNSHVVNGADRVTVKLKDGREFEGRVLGEDPVTDVAVIKIDAGKLPTVPLGNSENLQPGEAVIAIGNPLGLDNTVTSGILSATGRSSSDIGATDKRVDYIQTDAAINPGNSGGPLLNVRGEVIGMNTAIIRGAQGLGFAIPINTAQRIARELISKGKVDHPYLGIQMVTLTPELRDKINSGAEVNITASKGVLLVDIVPRSPAASAGLRQGDIIQGINNQSVTKIEDVQRIVEGSKIGETIQLQVQRDGQTTQIAIRPAPLPVRRDR, from the coding sequence ATGAAGACAAAAGACCGTGAATTCCAAACCAAAAAAGACGACAATCAACGTTTTTCGCTTCAACTTTCTTCAACGCCCAAAATTGTCTTTATGCTACTATGTAGCATAACAGTGGCATCTCTTGGGGGTTGTTCCATACCAGCTATAACTCTTGAAGCACAAAAACCCAATGCAGAGTCCCAAGCTCAAGGTGACAACACACCTCAAAGCACTAACGAAAACACTACCCCAGTTGTCGCTCCCATATTTTCGGGGTCTGAGAACCCTAACTTTGTTGTGGGAGTGGTCAAAAAGGTAGGACCGGCTGTGGTTCGTATTAATGCAGCCAGGACAATTTCGCAGCAGTTACCAGAAGAATTTGACGATCCATTTTTCCGAAGGTTCTTCGGGGATATGCGACCATCAGAACCAAGACAAAGAGTAGAACAGGGAAGCGGTTCTGGGTTTATTATTAACTCTGCAGGTCAAATTCTAACTAACTCCCATGTGGTTAATGGAGCCGATCGCGTTACAGTAAAATTAAAAGATGGTCGTGAATTTGAAGGACGCGTACTTGGTGAAGATCCGGTAACGGATGTGGCGGTTATTAAGATAGATGCTGGCAAATTACCCACAGTCCCTCTTGGTAACTCAGAGAACTTGCAACCGGGAGAAGCAGTGATTGCCATTGGGAATCCTTTAGGGTTAGATAACACTGTAACTTCAGGAATTCTCAGTGCTACAGGACGTTCTAGTAGTGATATTGGCGCTACCGATAAGCGAGTGGATTACATTCAAACCGACGCAGCTATTAATCCCGGTAACTCGGGCGGACCGTTATTAAATGTTCGCGGTGAAGTGATTGGTATGAACACTGCTATTATCCGGGGTGCTCAAGGATTGGGATTTGCCATTCCCATCAACACAGCGCAGCGAATAGCTCGAGAATTGATTTCCAAGGGAAAAGTAGACCATCCTTATTTGGGTATTCAGATGGTAACGCTGACACCAGAACTGAGAGACAAAATCAACTCCGGCGCTGAGGTTAATATTACTGCTAGTAAAGGAGTTCTGTTAGTTGACATTGTTCCCCGTTCTCCCGCCGCCTCGGCAGGTCTCAGACAAGGTGATATTATTCAAGGTATTAACAACCAATCTGTTACAAAAATAGAGGACGTCCAAAGAATCGTGGAAGGTAGCAAGATCGGAGAAACAATACAATTACAAGTCCAACGTGACGGACAAACCACACAAATAGCAATCCGTCCCGCACCATTGCCAGTTCGTCGCGATCGTTAA